Proteins encoded by one window of Sciurus carolinensis chromosome 12, mSciCar1.2, whole genome shotgun sequence:
- the Clec20a gene encoding putative C-type lectin domain family 20 member A, with amino-acid sequence MNNGKKFCRVDKKLSWREAMNYCRGHHTDLATLQSMSSMDSLLAIKSLITSTHAWIGLFFDVDISGPRWSSGSAFTDLGWLKLPALGKGMCVTLYSTYFPSLGVDSCAAQKPFICYEDPDVKHHVSVEPSLSLVTLPEQAEIQIGGQTFTRFEQVMTWTSALKYCRSHYTDLADLQMVTDEAGQKALKSIANETEAWIGLYFNANTRSLDWSSNLGASVPSWLLVPKFDGGLCAGLRAYSQYCPQVYTVECSSLQPFICFYDPSTGHRESAEMPQLLPASSFRVSEGTTPRPSPAVPSVEGGTERRDTVTASQVQHLSSLTTQKLKKKTSAPASENPFGILKADFAISTLTDPEEMKDQFLGEIQEVLELMLGHEQLRLKWVALEVNKEQHKPID; translated from the exons ATGAACAACGGCAAGAAGTTTTGCCGGGTGGATAAAAAactgagctggagagaggccATGAATTACTGCCGGGGTCATCACACGGACCTCGCCACCCTGCAGAGCATGAGCAGCATGGACAGCCTGCTGGCCATTAAGTCGCTCATCACGTCGACCCACGCCTGGATCGGCCTCTTCTTTGACGTGGACATTTCTGGCCCCCGCTGGTCCAGCGGCTCCGCCTTCACCGACCTGGGGTGGCTCAAGCTGCCTGCCCTTGGGAAGGGCATGTGTGTCACACTCTACTCTACTTACTTCCCCTCCCTGGGGGTCGACTCCTGCGCAGCCCAGAAGCCCTTCATTTGCTATGAAG ACCCTGACGTAAAGCACCACGTCTCCGTGGAACCCTCTCTCAGCCTGGTCACCCTTCCAGAACAAG ctgagatccagattggtGGACAGACCTTCACGAGATTTGAACAAGTAATGACGTGGACCTCGGCTCTGAAGTACTGTCGCAGCCACTACACAGACCTGGCCGACCTGCAGATGGTGACTGATGAGGCAGGCCAGAAGGCCCTGAAGTCCATCGCGAATGAGACTGAGGCCTGGATTGGCCTCTACTTCAATGCCAACACCAGGTCTCTGGACTGGTCCAGTAATCTGGGTGCCAGCGTCCCTAGCTGGCTGCTAGTGCCCAAGTTCGACGGAGGACTGTGTGCAGGACTCCGGGCCTATTCACAATACTGCCCCCAGGTTTATACAGTGGAGTGCTCTTCCCTGCAGCCCTTCATCTGCTTCTACG ACCCTTCCACTGGACACCGGGAGTCGGCAGAAATGCCTCAgctccttcctgcttcctccttccGTGTTTCTGAGGGGACCACTCCCAGGCCGAGCCCAG CTGTGCCCAGTGTAGAGGGTGGCACTGAAAGAAGAGACACAGTTACTGCCAGTCAGGTCCAACATTTAAGCTCACTAACAACTcagaagctaaagaaaaaaacatcagcACCAGCATCAGAAAACC CTTTTGGAATCCTGAAAGCGGACTTTGCCATCTCAACTCTGACAGACccagaagagatgaaagaccaatTTTTGGGAGAG ATCCAAGAAGTCTTAGAGCTGATGTTAGGTCACGAGCAACTCAGACTGAAATGGGTCGCCTTAGAAGTGAACAAAGAGCAGCACAAGCCTATTGATTAG